A region from the Afifella aestuarii genome encodes:
- a CDS encoding UdgX family uracil-DNA binding protein (This protein belongs to the uracil DNA glycosylase superfamily, members of which act in excision repair of DNA. However, it belongs more specifically to UdgX branch, whose founding member was found to bind uracil in DNA (where it does not belong), without cleaving it, appears to promote DNA repair by a pathway involving RecA, rather than base excision.), with amino-acid sequence MSRVRIDMKAGADLDGFRRALRIFVRDRVAPDDVVFAAEGVQDLFGAPLAGEAPPVVLPRAVTRLIADVVCHRDHERYGLLYRLVWRILKGERGLLEVASDPLVYRLARMQQEVRRDIHHMHGFLRFRRVVTEGGVTEGETESSGIEEKERFVAYFEPVHFTLAAAAPFFAERFANMAWSILTPDGSLHWDGKKLVEGPPARRDPAAAGDGFEEGWRTYYAATFNPARANPKLMAQHMPRRYWADMPEVAAIPELVSFAPVRVREMIAREAAASPKRAPEKALQKMREGRPKSLQDLNALIAASEPLVSGAVPGATRAVLGEGPLDADIVFVGEQPGDQEDRQGRPFVGPAGQLLDRAMAEAGIDRGSVYLTNAVKHFKFEMRGKRRIHQKPTLSEVKHYRWWLMAELEFLSPRLVVTLGGTAALALSGRQVSVTKMRGRQEFPPFAGFLTVHPSYLLRLPDAEAKASAYCAFVDDLRQVREIAGERLKAA; translated from the coding sequence ATGAGCCGCGTGCGCATCGATATGAAGGCGGGGGCGGATCTCGACGGTTTTCGCCGGGCGCTGCGCATCTTCGTGCGCGACCGGGTCGCGCCGGACGATGTCGTCTTCGCGGCGGAGGGTGTGCAGGATCTCTTCGGCGCGCCGCTTGCCGGAGAGGCGCCGCCGGTCGTCTTGCCGCGCGCCGTGACACGGCTCATCGCCGATGTCGTCTGTCACCGCGACCACGAGCGCTATGGGCTTCTCTACCGGCTCGTGTGGAGAATTCTGAAGGGCGAGCGCGGGCTCCTCGAGGTGGCGAGCGATCCGCTCGTCTACCGTCTTGCGCGCATGCAGCAGGAGGTGCGGCGCGACATCCATCATATGCATGGCTTTCTGCGCTTTCGCCGTGTGGTGACGGAGGGAGGCGTGACGGAGGGCGAGACTGAGAGCTCTGGCATCGAGGAAAAAGAACGCTTCGTCGCCTATTTCGAGCCGGTGCATTTCACCTTGGCTGCGGCCGCGCCTTTTTTCGCCGAGCGTTTCGCCAATATGGCCTGGTCGATCCTGACGCCCGACGGCTCGCTCCACTGGGACGGCAAAAAGCTGGTCGAAGGGCCGCCGGCGCGCCGCGACCCGGCCGCTGCCGGCGACGGTTTCGAAGAGGGGTGGCGGACCTATTATGCGGCGACGTTCAACCCGGCGCGGGCCAATCCCAAATTGATGGCGCAGCATATGCCGCGGCGCTACTGGGCCGACATGCCGGAGGTGGCGGCGATCCCGGAACTCGTCAGCTTCGCGCCGGTGCGGGTGCGCGAGATGATCGCGCGCGAGGCGGCCGCGTCGCCCAAGCGCGCGCCGGAGAAGGCGCTCCAGAAAATGCGTGAGGGTCGTCCGAAGAGCCTGCAAGACCTCAACGCGCTGATCGCTGCCTCGGAACCGCTGGTGTCAGGGGCGGTGCCGGGAGCGACGCGTGCGGTGCTCGGCGAGGGCCCTCTAGATGCCGACATCGTCTTTGTCGGCGAGCAGCCGGGCGATCAGGAGGATCGTCAGGGAAGGCCATTTGTCGGGCCGGCCGGCCAGCTTCTTGATCGGGCGATGGCGGAGGCCGGCATCGACCGCGGCTCGGTTTATCTCACCAATGCCGTGAAGCACTTCAAGTTCGAGATGCGCGGCAAGCGGCGCATCCACCAGAAGCCCACCTTGTCGGAGGTGAAGCATTATCGCTGGTGGCTGATGGCGGAGCTTGAATTTTTGTCGCCGCGCCTCGTCGTGACGCTCGGCGGGACGGCGGCGCTGGCGCTTTCGGGGCGACAGGTTTCCGTGACGAAGATGCGCGGCCGGCAGGAGTTTCCGCCTTTTGCCGGCTTCCTCACCGTGCATCCATCCTATCTTCTGCGACTGCCGGATGCGGAGGCCAAGGCGAGTGCTTACTGTGCCTTCGTCGACGATCTTCGGCAGGTGCGCGAGATTGCGGGCGAGAGACTGAAGGCGGCCTGA
- a CDS encoding LrgB family protein: MPSSSEILLHGLFWSALTIGTYFLAKRIYLRWRQPFLMPLAITPALLILIVVTADETYRDYIRSTGWLVSLLGPAMVAFAVPIYEQRTLIARHWPVLFVGMLAGTTTAILSGWTFASLVGLDDALRLSLLPRSVSTPFAMVVSSDIGGAPDLTAVFVVLTGVFGAILGELMLTILPVKSALARGALFGVAAHASGTAKAHEIGHEEGSVAGLVMVLVGLLNVLVAPLIAHGLPYL; encoded by the coding sequence ATGCCCTCTTCGAGTGAAATCCTGCTCCACGGCCTCTTCTGGTCGGCTCTGACGATCGGCACCTATTTTCTGGCAAAGCGCATCTATCTGCGCTGGCGGCAGCCCTTTTTGATGCCGCTCGCGATCACCCCGGCGCTTCTCATCCTGATCGTCGTCACCGCCGACGAGACCTACCGCGATTATATCCGCTCCACCGGCTGGCTCGTCAGCCTGCTCGGCCCGGCCATGGTCGCCTTCGCCGTGCCGATCTACGAGCAGCGCACCCTGATCGCGCGCCACTGGCCGGTCCTCTTCGTCGGCATGCTGGCGGGCACCACCACGGCCATTCTCTCCGGCTGGACCTTTGCAAGCCTCGTCGGTCTCGACGACGCCCTGCGCCTCAGCCTTCTACCGCGCTCCGTTTCGACACCCTTCGCCATGGTGGTCTCCTCCGACATTGGCGGCGCCCCCGACCTCACCGCCGTCTTCGTCGTCCTGACCGGCGTCTTCGGCGCCATCCTCGGCGAGTTGATGCTGACCATCCTGCCGGTCAAATCGGCTCTTGCCCGCGGCGCCCTCTTCGGCGTCGCAGCTCATGCGAGCGGCACCGCCAAGGCCCACGAGATCGGCCACGAGGAAGGCTCCGTCGCCGGCCTCGTCATGGTGCTCGTCGGCCTTTTGAACGTCCTCGTCGCACCGCTGATCGCCCACGGCCTGCCCTATCTCTGA
- a CDS encoding CidA/LrgA family protein, with protein MTPRSLALRFRRSLHNSRLAQIAAIFVFWGIGETIVRLSGLPVPGGIIGMALVLALLISGRLSLFSMRRGAQWFLAEMILFFVPAVLAVVDHREFVGLLGLKILFVILAGTASVMAVTALTADLYYRRRLAAEDRHALFE; from the coding sequence ATGACCCCCCGCAGCCTCGCGCTTCGCTTCCGCCGCAGCCTTCACAACAGCCGCCTCGCCCAGATCGCGGCGATCTTCGTGTTCTGGGGCATCGGGGAAACGATCGTGCGCCTTTCGGGGCTTCCGGTGCCCGGCGGCATCATCGGCATGGCGCTCGTCCTCGCCCTTTTGATCTCCGGCCGCCTCAGCCTTTTCAGCATGCGCCGCGGCGCCCAATGGTTTCTGGCGGAGATGATCCTGTTCTTCGTGCCGGCCGTCCTCGCCGTCGTCGATCACCGCGAATTCGTCGGCCTGCTCGGCCTCAAGATCCTGTTCGTCATCCTGGCAGGCACCGCCTCCGTCATGGCGGTCACGGCGCTGACGGCGGACCTCTATTATCGCCGTCGCCTGGCCGCGGAGGACCGCCATGCCCTCTTCGAGTGA
- a CDS encoding LysR family transcriptional regulator, whose protein sequence is MEFRNLRAFVEVVRQGGFTPAAKALFATQSTISKAVRQLEDEIGLPLLDRIGHRSHLTAPGEVVYRRAVKLLAERADLARELDEIRGLKQGSLSLGLPPVASSALFAPLFAIYRQRFPGIDVRLVEHGSDRLEEMLRTGEIEMAASLLPFGEDFEWQGVRREPLMAVMPRAHALAGRQTIKIEDVREEPFILFEAGFGLNRIIGDACRRHGFSPAVAARSSQIEFIVGLAAAGLGIAFLPQIIAPRSEAGHAASVLLDEPETAWHIAMIWRRGAYLSHAARAWLALVEEMHPDRGRAEPPQS, encoded by the coding sequence ATGGAATTTCGCAATCTGCGGGCCTTCGTCGAAGTGGTCCGCCAAGGCGGTTTCACGCCCGCCGCGAAGGCGCTTTTCGCCACGCAATCGACGATCTCAAAGGCCGTGCGGCAGCTCGAAGACGAGATCGGCCTGCCGCTTCTCGACCGCATCGGTCATCGCAGCCACCTGACCGCACCGGGCGAGGTGGTCTATCGAAGAGCCGTGAAGCTTCTGGCGGAACGTGCAGATCTCGCGCGCGAGCTCGACGAGATCCGCGGCCTGAAGCAGGGGTCTCTCTCGCTCGGTCTGCCGCCCGTGGCGAGCAGCGCGTTGTTTGCGCCGCTCTTCGCGATCTATCGCCAGCGCTTTCCGGGCATCGATGTGCGCCTCGTCGAGCATGGCAGCGACCGGCTGGAGGAGATGCTGCGGACGGGCGAAATCGAAATGGCCGCCTCGCTTCTTCCATTTGGGGAGGATTTCGAATGGCAGGGCGTGCGGCGCGAGCCGCTGATGGCGGTCATGCCCCGAGCCCATGCGCTTGCCGGGCGCCAGACGATAAAGATCGAGGATGTGCGCGAGGAGCCGTTTATCCTTTTCGAGGCCGGTTTCGGCTTGAACCGGATCATCGGGGACGCCTGCCGCCGACATGGGTTTTCGCCCGCGGTCGCCGCACGAAGTAGCCAGATCGAGTTCATCGTCGGCCTTGCGGCGGCGGGCCTCGGCATCGCCTTCCTGCCCCAGATCATTGCGCCGCGCTCGGAGGCGGGCCATGCTGCCTCGGTGCTTCTCGACGAGCCGGAGACTGCCTGGCATATCGCCATGATCTGGCGGCGCGGCGCCTATCTGTCCCATGCGGCGCGGGCCTGGCTTGCCCTCGTCGAGGAAATGCACCCCGACCGAGGGCGCGCCGAGCCGCCGCAGAGCTGA
- a CDS encoding RrF2 family transcriptional regulator, with the protein MISQKAKYALRALLALAEMESDSISAGELAKGERIPRKFLEQILMELKRDGLIQSRRGVNGGYFLQQPADTITFGQVLRLFDGPIAPLPCLSRVAYRRCADCKDEGACRVRRVFAHVANSARAVLDQTTLADAIADPDSVDRIAGVSLGAS; encoded by the coding sequence ATGATTTCCCAGAAGGCCAAATACGCCCTGCGGGCGCTGCTTGCGCTCGCAGAGATGGAGAGCGATTCCATTTCCGCCGGCGAGCTTGCCAAGGGGGAGCGCATCCCGCGCAAGTTCCTGGAGCAGATTCTGATGGAATTGAAGCGTGACGGCCTGATCCAGAGCCGGCGTGGGGTGAATGGCGGCTATTTCCTGCAGCAGCCGGCCGATACGATCACGTTTGGGCAGGTTCTGCGGCTTTTCGACGGGCCGATCGCGCCGCTTCCATGCCTCAGCCGGGTGGCCTATCGCCGCTGCGCCGATTGCAAAGACGAAGGCGCATGCCGTGTGCGCCGGGTTTTCGCCCATGTCGCCAATTCCGCGCGTGCGGTTCTCGACCAGACCACGCTCGCCGATGCGATCGCCGATCCGGACAGTGTGGATCGGATTGCCGGGGTTTCGCTCGGCGCTTCCTGA